From a single Nocardioides panacis genomic region:
- a CDS encoding Bcr/CflA family efflux MFS transporter produces the protein MPLPLRTGRPWVLALVLVTGVGPLATDTYLASLPQVRASLGTSSTVVQLTMTFFIAGMAVGQLLAGPVSDGRGRRGMILGGTATFTAVSVLCAFAPTGWTLVAERGVQGLVAGVGVAVGRAVVSDRYAGPRAAAMFGTLASFSLIGPVVAPAIGSALLTVGDWRTVFLFLGGLGVLMTGLAFLGIPETLPVERRQATGLHDVGLRMRDLIGDRAFVAPVLVQCLVSAGFFVYIGGSSIVLQSQLDLSPGRYALVFASNALVMVSASVTFRLLVVRTGAAVLRRVALTVAISAGAVLFLVCLVAPDHTPALPLVWAPLAVMLGGLGMFLPASTAIVQAAGRRSAGTAAALGGGVPFFVGALTTPLTGLLGSQTVLTMASGTFFFYVLALLAAWRFRHLTPDDRPVRDVTLIEPELVGHP, from the coding sequence ATGCCCCTCCCCCTCCGCACCGGGCGGCCCTGGGTGCTCGCGCTCGTCCTCGTGACCGGCGTCGGCCCGCTCGCCACCGACACGTACCTCGCCTCGCTCCCCCAGGTGCGCGCGAGCCTCGGCACCAGCTCCACGGTGGTCCAGCTGACGATGACGTTCTTCATCGCCGGGATGGCCGTCGGCCAGCTGCTCGCCGGACCGGTCAGCGACGGCCGGGGCCGGCGCGGGATGATCCTGGGCGGCACCGCCACCTTCACGGCGGTGTCGGTGCTCTGCGCGTTCGCACCGACCGGCTGGACGCTGGTGGCCGAGCGGGGCGTGCAGGGCCTGGTCGCGGGCGTCGGCGTCGCCGTGGGCCGCGCGGTGGTCAGCGACCGGTACGCCGGTCCGCGGGCCGCCGCGATGTTCGGCACGCTGGCGTCCTTCTCGCTGATCGGGCCGGTCGTCGCCCCCGCGATCGGCAGCGCGCTGCTGACGGTCGGCGACTGGCGGACGGTCTTCCTGTTCCTGGGCGGCCTCGGCGTGCTGATGACCGGGCTGGCGTTCCTGGGCATCCCCGAGACGCTGCCCGTCGAGCGACGCCAGGCGACCGGGCTCCACGACGTGGGGCTGCGGATGCGCGACCTGATCGGCGACCGGGCCTTCGTCGCGCCGGTGCTCGTGCAGTGCCTGGTCAGCGCCGGCTTCTTCGTCTACATCGGCGGCTCGTCGATCGTGCTGCAGTCGCAGCTCGACCTGAGCCCGGGTCGCTACGCGCTGGTGTTCGCGTCCAACGCGCTCGTGATGGTCTCGGCCAGCGTGACGTTCCGCCTGCTCGTCGTACGCACCGGGGCGGCCGTGCTGCGCCGGGTGGCCCTCACCGTCGCGATCTCCGCAGGCGCGGTGCTGTTCCTGGTCTGCCTGGTCGCCCCGGACCACACCCCGGCGCTGCCGCTCGTGTGGGCACCGCTGGCCGTCATGCTCGGCGGCCTGGGGATGTTCCTGCCGGCCAGCACCGCGATCGTCCAGGCGGCGGGACGGCGGTCGGCCGGCACCGCCGCGGCGCTCGGGGGCGGGGTGCCGTTCTTCGTCGGCGCGCTGACCACGCCGCTGACCGGGCTGCTCGGCAGCCAGACCGTGCTGACGATGGCGTCCGGGACGTTCTTCTTCTACGTGCTCGCCCTGCTGGCCGCCTGGCGGTTCCGGCACCTCACGCCCGACGACCGCCCTGTGCGGGACGTCACGCTCATCGAACCGGAGCTCGTGGGGCACCCCTAG
- a CDS encoding inositol-3-phosphate synthase, which translates to MGLLRLAVVGVGNCASSLVQGVEYYRDADPSAAVPGLMHVKFGDYHVSDVEFVAAFDVDAKKVGFDLSEAINNSENNTIKIADVPPLGVSVQRGPTYDGLGKYYRETIEESDADPVDVVAVLKEQQVDVLVAYLPVGSEQADKFYAQCAIDAGVAFVNALPVFIASDPVWAQKFTDAGIPIVGDDIKSQVGATITHRVMAKLFEDRGVVLDRTYQLNVGGNMDFKNMLERDRLESKKISKTQAVTSNMTHDMGARNVHIGPSDYVAWLDDRKWAYVRLEGRAFGDVPLNLEYKLEVWDSPNSAGIIIDAVRAAKIALDRGIGGPILSASTYLMKSPPVQMADDQGRLALEAFIRGDVDR; encoded by the coding sequence ATGGGTCTGCTCCGACTGGCCGTCGTGGGGGTCGGCAACTGCGCGAGCTCCCTGGTCCAGGGCGTCGAGTACTACCGCGACGCCGACCCGAGCGCTGCGGTGCCCGGGCTGATGCACGTCAAGTTCGGCGACTACCACGTCTCCGACGTGGAGTTCGTGGCCGCCTTCGACGTGGACGCCAAGAAGGTCGGCTTCGACCTGTCCGAGGCGATCAACAACTCCGAGAACAACACCATCAAGATCGCCGACGTCCCACCGCTGGGTGTCAGCGTGCAACGCGGCCCCACCTACGACGGGCTCGGCAAGTACTACCGCGAGACCATCGAGGAGTCCGACGCCGACCCCGTCGACGTCGTCGCGGTCCTCAAGGAGCAGCAGGTCGACGTCCTGGTCGCCTACCTCCCGGTCGGCTCCGAGCAGGCCGACAAGTTCTACGCCCAGTGCGCCATCGACGCCGGCGTCGCCTTCGTCAACGCCCTGCCGGTGTTCATCGCCTCGGACCCCGTGTGGGCCCAGAAGTTCACCGACGCCGGCATCCCCATCGTCGGCGACGACATCAAGTCCCAGGTCGGCGCCACCATCACCCACCGGGTGATGGCCAAGCTCTTCGAGGACCGCGGCGTGGTCCTGGACCGCACCTACCAGCTCAACGTCGGCGGCAACATGGACTTCAAGAACATGCTCGAACGCGACCGCCTGGAGTCCAAGAAGATCTCCAAGACCCAGGCCGTCACCTCCAACATGACCCACGACATGGGCGCCCGCAACGTGCACATCGGCCCCTCCGACTACGTCGCCTGGCTCGACGACCGCAAGTGGGCCTACGTCCGCCTCGAGGGCCGCGCGTTCGGCGACGTCCCCCTCAACCTGGAGTACAAGCTCGAGGTCTGGGACTCCCCCAACAGCGCCGGCATCATCATCGACGCCGTCCGCGCCGCCAAGATCGCCCTGGACCGCGGCATCGGCGGACCCATCCTGTCCGCCTCGACCTACCTGATGAAGTCCCCACCCGTGCAGATGGCCGACGACCAAGGCCGGCTCGCACTCGAAGCCTTCATCCGCGGCGACGTCGACCGCTGA
- a CDS encoding sugar porter family MFS transporter: MSGLLYGYDTGIISGALLQISKEFDTGNGMEQVIAASILLGAVIGALTCSLLSERLGRKRTILVVCAVFVAGTLASALAPAPLLLALGRVVLGFAVGGATQTVPMYVAELAPANLRGRLVLCFQLAIGVGIVISTLVGASESVSWRISIGAAAVPALLMLLVMLRLPESPRWLVKHDEPDAARRVLESVRPADYEVDPELRSIVELEERKQETSRSHRGWSGLRQPWVRPALVVGCGIAVFTQLSGIEMIIYYSPTILTDNGFSTTAALRVSVGLGLTYLVMMVVGLAVVDRVGRRRLTMIMVPGAALSLFVLGAFFVTGNDGRASTPYIIATLMVFMFFNAGGLQLMGWLTGSEIYPLAVRGAGTSVQSASLWGTNLLITLTLLTMIDTFGVGQVFWIYGLFNVAAFVFVWRRMPELTGHSLEDVEQHLQDGAFRPADFRTS, from the coding sequence GTGTCCGGGCTGCTCTACGGCTACGACACCGGGATCATCTCCGGCGCACTGCTGCAGATCAGCAAGGAGTTCGACACCGGCAACGGCATGGAGCAGGTGATCGCCGCCAGCATCCTGCTCGGCGCCGTGATCGGCGCGCTGACCTGCAGCCTGCTGTCCGAGCGGCTGGGCCGCAAGCGCACGATCCTGGTGGTCTGCGCGGTGTTCGTGGCCGGCACGCTGGCCAGCGCCCTGGCGCCCGCCCCTCTGCTGCTCGCCCTGGGCCGGGTGGTCCTCGGGTTCGCGGTGGGCGGCGCGACCCAGACCGTCCCGATGTACGTCGCCGAGCTGGCGCCGGCCAACCTGCGCGGGCGGCTGGTGCTCTGCTTCCAGCTGGCGATCGGCGTGGGCATCGTGATCTCCACGCTCGTGGGCGCGAGCGAGTCGGTGTCCTGGCGGATCTCCATCGGCGCGGCCGCCGTGCCGGCCCTGCTGATGCTGCTGGTGATGCTCCGGCTGCCGGAGAGCCCCCGCTGGCTGGTCAAGCACGACGAGCCGGACGCCGCCCGGCGCGTGCTGGAGTCGGTGCGGCCCGCCGACTACGAGGTCGACCCCGAGCTGCGCAGCATCGTCGAGCTGGAGGAGCGCAAGCAGGAGACCAGCCGCAGCCACCGGGGCTGGAGCGGATTGCGCCAGCCGTGGGTGCGTCCGGCGCTGGTCGTGGGCTGCGGGATCGCGGTCTTCACCCAGCTGTCCGGGATCGAGATGATCATCTACTACTCGCCGACGATCCTGACCGACAACGGGTTCTCCACGACCGCGGCGCTGCGGGTCAGCGTCGGGCTGGGCCTGACCTACCTGGTGATGATGGTCGTCGGACTGGCCGTCGTGGACCGGGTCGGCCGCCGCCGCCTGACGATGATCATGGTGCCGGGGGCCGCGCTGAGCCTGTTCGTGCTGGGTGCGTTCTTCGTCACCGGCAACGACGGCCGCGCCAGCACGCCGTACATCATCGCCACGCTGATGGTGTTCATGTTCTTCAACGCCGGCGGGCTGCAGCTGATGGGCTGGCTGACCGGGTCGGAGATCTACCCGCTGGCGGTCCGGGGCGCCGGCACCAGCGTGCAGTCGGCCAGCCTCTGGGGCACGAACCTGCTGATCACCCTCACGTTGCTGACGATGATCGACACGTTCGGCGTGGGCCAGGTGTTCTGGATCTACGGGCTGTTCAACGTCGCCGCGTTCGTCTTCGTGTGGCGCCGGATGCCCGAGCTGACCGGCCACAGCCTGGAGGACGTCGAGCAGCACCTGCAGGACGGCGCGTTCCGGCCCGCGGACTTCCGCACCAGCTGA
- a CDS encoding glycosyltransferase family protein yields the protein MRPGHWAPVSLSAPFQDVLALRKETIRSVASSFVPDVVLVDHMPHGAMGELVPTLQALSETPARMVLGLRDILDAPATVRRRWRLEGALEALESYFDEVLVYGSEDVFDVAGQYAWPTSIRDRLRYCGYVCAPAPAPLADTVRRLHLADHPDAQLLVAMAGGGADGFELFDALLRALPAVAEEQPCVLVLVTGPFLPEEERARLERLAVGLPVHILHQVDDSLSYLSAADLVIAMAGYNTTSEILSTGARALLVPRKGPSAEQQMRASRFAERGWVKWLPPAELSSTTLAAAVLDALDRPVGCAGRPPDLLGRQRAARHLLNGGAQEDTDAAVLSATGSDDLLGVGPQLLGKV from the coding sequence GTGCGGCCGGGCCACTGGGCACCGGTCTCGCTGTCCGCGCCGTTCCAGGACGTGCTGGCGCTCCGCAAGGAGACCATCCGCAGCGTCGCGTCGAGCTTCGTGCCGGACGTGGTGCTCGTGGACCACATGCCGCACGGGGCGATGGGCGAGCTCGTCCCGACCCTCCAGGCACTGTCGGAGACGCCGGCGCGGATGGTGCTCGGGCTGCGCGACATCCTGGACGCGCCGGCCACCGTCCGCCGCCGCTGGCGGCTGGAGGGAGCGCTCGAGGCCCTCGAGAGCTACTTCGACGAGGTGCTGGTCTACGGCTCGGAGGACGTCTTCGACGTCGCGGGGCAGTACGCCTGGCCCACCAGCATCCGGGACCGGCTCCGCTACTGCGGCTACGTCTGCGCCCCGGCCCCGGCTCCGCTGGCCGACACGGTGCGGCGGCTGCACCTGGCCGACCATCCGGACGCCCAGCTCCTGGTGGCGATGGCCGGCGGCGGTGCGGACGGGTTCGAGCTGTTCGACGCGCTGCTGCGGGCCCTCCCGGCCGTCGCGGAGGAGCAGCCCTGCGTCCTGGTCCTCGTCACCGGTCCCTTCCTCCCCGAGGAGGAACGCGCGCGCCTGGAGCGGCTCGCCGTCGGGCTGCCGGTGCACATCCTTCACCAGGTCGACGACTCCCTGAGCTACCTGAGCGCGGCCGACCTGGTGATCGCGATGGCGGGCTACAACACCACCTCGGAGATCCTGAGCACGGGTGCCCGGGCCCTGCTCGTGCCCCGGAAGGGACCCAGCGCCGAGCAGCAGATGCGGGCCAGCCGCTTCGCTGAGCGAGGGTGGGTGAAGTGGCTTCCCCCGGCCGAGCTGTCGAGCACCACCCTGGCGGCCGCGGTCCTGGACGCCCTGGACCGGCCGGTCGGCTGCGCGGGTCGTCCCCCGGACCTGCTGGGCCGCCAGCGTGCCGCGCGCCACCTGCTCAACGGCGGTGCCCAGGAGGACACGGACGCAGCGGTGCTGTCCGCGACCGGGTCCGACGACCTTCTCGGGGTGGGCCCGCAGCTGCTCGGCAAGGTCTGA
- a CDS encoding aminoglycoside phosphotransferase family protein has translation MGELLGECLSDAGAWRLDLLQSKFKPGRKLTAYYRLAPARPSPPTAGEDGVRARHLAVTWSVDRQPAASAMPGTGRPQPPFERLVTASEDGRIVVRICPDDPAMPQLPRLADPGHLAGLVADLCGRRFATRQLTVDTVRYRPGQRHVERVRLDGHPWMYVKTDRDCSGARAVAVATYLRDLVGQHPVHAAVALPLGYVAEDAAALWWNVPGVPLSTRLRAPRADGSVRAVAQAGRVLRVLHESPTGPESLRDRGGPEAVHVEAEETLRAGEHVRALLPDVGPAYEDAVEQVVEELDRMPGEAAVVSHGDFKSDNLVVGDDRLTVLDLDRAAWADPARDLGKLLADLHWWCPDPSAATVLGRSFREGYGACDPARWGRARLWTALFRLRMTARRLPVHDVDWADRARGGVADVVEGLRASRGS, from the coding sequence GTGGGCGAGCTGCTCGGCGAGTGCCTGTCGGACGCCGGGGCCTGGCGGCTGGACCTGCTGCAGTCGAAGTTCAAGCCGGGCCGCAAGCTGACCGCCTACTACCGCCTGGCGCCCGCCCGGCCCTCCCCGCCGACCGCCGGCGAGGACGGGGTCCGCGCCCGGCACCTGGCCGTCACCTGGTCCGTGGACCGGCAGCCGGCGGCGTCCGCGATGCCCGGGACCGGGCGTCCCCAGCCACCCTTCGAGCGGCTGGTCACGGCCTCCGAGGACGGCCGGATCGTCGTCCGCATCTGCCCCGACGACCCGGCGATGCCGCAGCTGCCGCGGCTGGCCGACCCCGGCCACCTCGCCGGCCTGGTCGCGGACCTGTGCGGGCGCCGCTTCGCCACCCGGCAGCTCACGGTCGACACCGTGCGGTACCGGCCCGGGCAACGTCACGTCGAGCGGGTCCGGCTCGACGGCCACCCGTGGATGTACGTGAAGACGGACCGGGACTGCTCCGGTGCGCGCGCCGTCGCCGTCGCGACGTACCTGCGCGACCTCGTCGGCCAGCACCCCGTGCACGCAGCGGTCGCGCTGCCGCTGGGGTACGTCGCCGAGGACGCCGCGGCCCTCTGGTGGAACGTGCCCGGGGTGCCGCTGTCGACGCGGCTGCGGGCGCCCCGCGCGGACGGATCGGTGCGGGCGGTCGCCCAGGCCGGCCGGGTGCTCAGGGTGCTGCACGAGAGCCCGACCGGGCCCGAGTCGTTGCGGGACAGGGGCGGGCCGGAGGCGGTGCACGTCGAGGCGGAGGAGACGCTCCGGGCCGGCGAGCACGTGCGGGCGCTGCTCCCGGACGTCGGCCCGGCCTACGAGGACGCCGTCGAGCAAGTGGTCGAGGAGCTGGACCGGATGCCGGGGGAGGCCGCGGTCGTCAGCCACGGCGACTTCAAGTCGGACAACCTCGTCGTCGGCGACGACCGGCTCACGGTCCTCGACCTTGACCGGGCGGCGTGGGCGGACCCGGCGAGGGACCTCGGCAAGCTCCTGGCGGACCTGCACTGGTGGTGCCCCGACCCGTCCGCCGCCACCGTCCTCGGCAGGTCGTTCCGCGAGGGGTACGGCGCCTGCGACCCGGCCCGGTGGGGCCGGGCCCGGCTCTGGACGGCGCTGTTCCGGCTCCGGATGACCGCGCGCCGCCTCCCGGTGCACGACGTCGACTGGGCCGACCGGGCCCGCGGCGGGGTCGCCGACGTCGTCGAGGGCCTGCGGGCGTCGCGAGGCTCCTGA
- a CDS encoding putative bifunctional diguanylate cyclase/phosphodiesterase: MTLAPTHQAERTAAPARRPVAAWTLLALGLLLAASVSLVRDAAYTGAALTVVSVGAIVSIVVGIRRHRPLNRRFWSLCAWALGASVLAGLFTVTLPVSPRTVTLIDATYLLGYTMLVVAGLVALPRRGPDRDWAGILDAVTMAIAGATLFWYYEVDPTLTTTLSFHSVVTGVVWPIYDLLLIVVLIRITTSSISRQFPFVMVSAALASSVITDFWYATTATSGGYVWGSVSDAFWVLPMTCLGAAALHPTMREFAAARQGDHLRITWIRVFLVGFGAFSVPIAISALALLGGSIEQAMPVVLAGSTLLAVAGVARTAEMVRQSRNTAEASQALSARLTEALFEREQLHEELLHTALYDPLTGLANRRLFQERLDQALALDGRTCAVMFIDLDDFKNINDSLGHAVGDLALVALARRIEEHLRTDDVVARLGGDEFAVLVPDPSDDGLLMLGERLLAAAREPVVAGGTTLDLGISLGIAHSRDAEDKDDLLRNADIAMYHAKESGKSRLAVFEDSMRRSRLDRIDLRSELRAAIDHDELHVVYQPVVDLNSGRVDGIEALVRWTRRDGTVVPTPDFIELAEETGLIRPLGRYVLRQATAQARAWRERGIQLNIAVNVSGQQLRDPGFVEAVTRAVAALGQDRVLVLELTESSLIGSAADVEVLHELRRRGCRIAIDDFGTGFSSLAYLTQLPIDILKLAAPFVDGVDRGGDNLSVAQAVLSLGESLGYLVVAEGIEQTAESDTLRGLGCQLGQGYLFARPASPEDLEPYLQRWNRADAGSAAEVDVASAG; this comes from the coding sequence ATGACACTCGCGCCCACGCACCAGGCGGAGCGGACGGCGGCCCCTGCCCGCCGGCCGGTCGCCGCCTGGACGCTGCTCGCGCTCGGCCTGCTGCTGGCCGCGAGCGTGTCCCTGGTCCGCGACGCCGCGTACACCGGGGCCGCCCTCACGGTGGTCTCGGTGGGCGCGATCGTCTCCATCGTGGTCGGCATCCGCCGGCACCGGCCGCTCAACCGACGGTTCTGGTCGCTGTGCGCCTGGGCGCTCGGCGCCAGCGTGCTGGCCGGCCTGTTCACCGTCACGCTCCCGGTCAGCCCTCGCACGGTGACGCTGATCGACGCGACGTACCTGCTGGGCTACACGATGCTGGTCGTCGCCGGGCTCGTGGCGCTCCCGCGGCGCGGCCCGGACCGCGACTGGGCCGGCATCCTCGACGCCGTCACGATGGCGATCGCCGGCGCCACGCTGTTCTGGTACTACGAGGTCGACCCGACCCTGACCACCACGCTGTCCTTCCACTCCGTGGTGACCGGCGTGGTCTGGCCGATCTACGACCTGCTGCTGATCGTGGTGCTGATCCGGATCACCACCTCGTCGATCTCGCGGCAGTTCCCGTTCGTGATGGTGTCCGCGGCGCTGGCCTCCAGCGTGATCACCGACTTCTGGTACGCCACGACGGCCACCAGTGGCGGCTACGTGTGGGGCAGCGTCAGCGACGCGTTCTGGGTCCTGCCGATGACCTGCCTGGGCGCCGCGGCGCTGCACCCGACGATGCGCGAGTTCGCCGCCGCCCGGCAGGGCGACCACCTGCGGATCACCTGGATACGGGTGTTCCTGGTCGGCTTCGGCGCGTTCTCGGTGCCGATCGCGATCTCCGCGCTCGCCCTGCTCGGCGGCTCCATCGAGCAGGCCATGCCGGTGGTCCTGGCCGGCTCCACGCTGCTCGCCGTGGCCGGGGTGGCCCGGACCGCGGAGATGGTGCGCCAGTCCCGCAACACCGCCGAGGCGTCCCAGGCGCTGAGCGCCCGGCTCACCGAGGCGCTGTTCGAGCGCGAGCAGCTGCACGAGGAGCTGCTGCACACCGCGCTCTACGACCCCCTGACCGGGCTCGCCAACCGCCGGCTGTTCCAGGAGCGGCTCGACCAGGCGCTGGCCCTCGACGGCCGCACCTGCGCGGTGATGTTCATCGACCTCGACGACTTCAAGAACATCAACGACTCCCTCGGGCACGCCGTCGGCGACCTGGCCCTGGTCGCGCTGGCCCGGCGGATCGAGGAGCACCTGCGCACCGACGACGTCGTGGCCCGGCTCGGCGGCGACGAGTTCGCCGTCCTCGTCCCCGACCCCAGCGACGACGGCCTGCTGATGCTGGGCGAGCGGCTGCTGGCCGCGGCGCGCGAGCCGGTCGTCGCGGGCGGTACGACGCTGGACCTCGGCATCAGCCTCGGCATCGCGCACTCCCGGGACGCCGAGGACAAGGACGACCTGCTCCGCAACGCGGACATCGCGATGTACCACGCCAAGGAGTCCGGCAAGTCCCGGCTGGCGGTGTTCGAGGACTCCATGCGTCGCAGCCGACTGGACCGGATCGACCTGCGGTCCGAGCTGCGCGCTGCCATCGACCACGACGAGCTGCACGTGGTCTACCAGCCGGTCGTGGACCTGAACAGCGGCCGCGTCGACGGCATCGAGGCGCTGGTCCGCTGGACCCGGCGCGACGGGACGGTGGTGCCCACCCCGGACTTCATCGAGCTGGCCGAGGAGACCGGCCTGATCCGGCCGCTCGGGCGCTACGTCCTGCGCCAGGCGACCGCCCAGGCCCGGGCCTGGCGGGAGCGCGGGATCCAGCTGAACATCGCCGTCAACGTGTCCGGCCAGCAGCTCCGCGACCCCGGCTTCGTCGAGGCCGTCACCCGGGCGGTCGCGGCGCTCGGCCAGGACCGGGTGCTGGTGCTCGAGCTCACCGAGTCCTCGCTGATCGGCAGCGCCGCCGACGTCGAGGTGCTGCACGAGCTGCGCCGCCGCGGCTGCCGGATCGCCATCGACGACTTCGGCACCGGGTTCTCCTCGCTGGCCTACCTCACCCAGCTGCCCATCGACATCCTGAAGCTCGCGGCCCCGTTCGTCGACGGCGTGGACCGCGGCGGCGACAACCTCTCGGTGGCGCAGGCGGTGCTCTCCCTCGGTGAGAGCCTCGGCTACCTCGTCGTCGCCGAGGGCATCGAGCAGACCGCCGAGTCCGACACGCTGCGCGGCCTCGGCTGCCAGCTCGGGCAGGGCTACCTGTTCGCCCGGCCGGCCTCCCCCGAGGACCTCGAGCCCTATCTCCAGCGCTGGAACCGCGCAGACGCCGGGTCCGCGGCCGAGGTCGACGTGGCCTCGGCGGGCTGA
- a CDS encoding response regulator transcription factor: MDSLLLVDDEVAFARTLAEGMADRGFDVHLAHDGFEGYRQAKQPGFDVVVLDIMLPRMSGVEVCRRLRTEDVTTPILMLTAREGDSDEADSLDSGADDYLRKPFSFQVLVARCRALVRRGGAGGLVRADRR; encoded by the coding sequence ATGGACAGCCTGCTCCTGGTGGACGACGAGGTCGCCTTCGCCCGCACGCTGGCGGAGGGCATGGCCGACCGCGGGTTCGACGTGCACCTCGCCCACGACGGGTTCGAGGGTTACCGGCAGGCCAAGCAGCCCGGCTTCGACGTGGTCGTCCTCGACATCATGCTGCCCCGGATGTCCGGGGTGGAGGTCTGCCGACGGCTGCGCACCGAGGACGTCACGACGCCGATCCTGATGCTCACCGCGCGCGAGGGCGACTCGGACGAGGCGGACTCGCTGGACTCGGGGGCGGACGACTACCTGCGCAAGCCGTTCTCCTTCCAGGTGCTGGTCGCCCGGTGCCGCGCCCTCGTGAGGCGAGGGGGGGCGGGAGGGCTGGTCCGAGCTGATCGCCGGTGA
- a CDS encoding sensor histidine kinase, producing the protein MFACALWLVVGRTIGSVEAIRRRAELITGRRLDERVPEPTTQDEIFRLARTLNGMLSRLERSAKRQERFVADAAHELRTPLTTLRTRLETAMLRGGGDGDPDPALLSELWSQTVRMGSLVDQLLLLARSDAGTLPHLDQPVDLEDVLHDVVTSTPSDGVSVRTGHVEPVQVRGNAALLELVVRNLVENAVRHATSTVDLSSSSDGTTAVLTVDDDGPGVAPTDRADVFHRFVRLDTSRDRSRGGVGLGLAIVAEIVRIHSGSVQVTDSPAGGARFTVRLPAGRPPAEHDAPAPQRVTSLR; encoded by the coding sequence GTGTTCGCCTGCGCGCTCTGGCTGGTCGTCGGGCGGACGATCGGCTCGGTGGAGGCGATCCGCCGGCGCGCGGAGCTGATCACCGGGCGACGGCTGGACGAGCGCGTCCCGGAGCCGACCACGCAGGACGAGATCTTCCGTCTGGCCCGCACGCTCAACGGCATGCTCAGCCGGTTGGAGCGCAGCGCGAAGCGGCAGGAGCGCTTCGTCGCCGACGCCGCGCACGAGCTCAGGACCCCGCTGACGACGCTGCGCACGCGGCTCGAGACCGCGATGCTGCGCGGCGGCGGCGACGGCGACCCGGACCCGGCGCTGCTGTCGGAGCTGTGGAGCCAGACGGTGCGGATGGGCTCGCTGGTCGACCAGCTGCTGCTGCTCGCGCGCAGCGACGCCGGGACGCTCCCGCACCTCGACCAGCCGGTGGACCTCGAGGACGTGCTGCACGACGTCGTGACGTCCACCCCGTCGGACGGGGTGTCCGTCCGGACCGGGCACGTGGAGCCCGTGCAGGTGCGGGGCAACGCGGCGCTGCTCGAGCTGGTGGTGCGCAACCTGGTGGAGAACGCGGTGCGGCACGCGACCAGCACGGTGGACCTGTCGTCCAGCTCGGACGGCACGACCGCGGTGCTCACGGTGGACGACGACGGACCGGGCGTCGCGCCCACGGACCGCGCGGACGTGTTCCATCGGTTCGTCCGGCTCGACACCTCCCGGGACCGCTCCCGAGGAGGTGTCGGTCTGGGCCTGGCCATCGTGGCCGAGATCGTCCGGATCCACTCCGGGTCGGTGCAGGTGACCGACTCGCCGGCCGGCGGCGCGAGGTTCACCGTCCGGCTCCCCGCCGGGCGGCCACCCGCCGAGCACGACGCACCTGCGCCCCAGCGGGTCACCTCGCTCCGCTGA
- a CDS encoding winged helix-turn-helix domain-containing protein, translating to MLEPARREVRLGRSEPVHLSRRESALLEYLIRTGGDVRSKEEILENVWGDVQDPGANLVEVYIGYLRRKLDPPGADSLIRTHRGQGYRLVVPS from the coding sequence GTGCTCGAGCCCGCACGGCGCGAGGTCCGGCTGGGACGGAGCGAGCCCGTCCACCTGAGCCGTCGGGAGTCCGCGCTGCTCGAGTACCTCATCCGGACCGGCGGTGACGTGCGGTCCAAGGAGGAGATCCTCGAGAACGTGTGGGGCGACGTCCAGGATCCCGGGGCGAACCTGGTCGAGGTGTACATCGGGTACCTCAGGCGGAAGCTCGACCCGCCGGGCGCCGACAGCCTGATCCGCACGCACCGCGGGCAGGGCTACCGGCTGGTGGTCCCTTCGTGA